In the Patagioenas fasciata isolate bPatFas1 chromosome 38, bPatFas1.hap1, whole genome shotgun sequence genome, one interval contains:
- the REC8 gene encoding meiotic recombination protein REC8 homolog isoform X2: MFYYPEVLRRRSGCLGTVWLAATCSSRLLPREYLAVDVTQACAAVASFLIGRSGWEAPPPPAGAPPPRCSLYLAAQLQLGLARVLGRQCHRLLDDAAQTLERLHRVRPMEPHIDLSPPRRRHLLADARSLMLSLELAPDPHFGVMGPALPSPTGIPQLRRLLEEPLPPPAPPEVITLREPGPIEAPPAPEEELPEVTLRELKLLAEAEELLPYVEEIPEVPAPPPAPAPPEEAPPPPELPPKRRRRPPHMDPQPQIPQEQFQAQLLLPHGQCGALVLVEPPPKRRRPPSELLRTPSCGWLPPELWDLWGRCALPAPRRPPAAPEPPSELEILRQTLELSLPGVTSELSLELPEEEPRPLPPEEHRPPSPLPELPEPEIPPGPAPNMAALRGALRLPLAAPGAAPALRTNPDPAPPPPIKR, translated from the exons ATGTTCTACTACCCCGAGGTGCTCAGGAGGCGCTCGGGCTGCCTGGGGACCGTGTG gttggccgcCACCTGCAGCTCCCGCCTGCTGCCCCGCGAGTACCTGGCGGTGGACGTCACGCAGGCCTG CGCAGCCGTGGCGTCCTTCCTGATTGGCCGCTCGGGCtgggaggccccgccccccccggccgggGCTCCGCCCCCTCGCTGCTCCCTCTACCTGGCGGcgcagctgcagctggggctggCGCGGGTGCTGGGCCGGCAGTGCCACCGCCTGCTGG ACGACGCGGCCCAGACCCTGGAGCGGCTGCACCGGGTGagacccatggagccccacatCGACCTGAGCCCCCCGAGGAG GCGCCACCTCCTGGCCGACGCTCGGTCCCTGATGCTCTCCCTGGAGTTGGCCCCGGACCCACATTTCGGGGTTATGGGGCCggccctgcccagccccacggGCATCCCGCag CTGCGGCGGCTGCTGGAGGAGCCGCTTCCCCCCCCGG cgccccccGAAGTCATCACCCTGCGCGAGCCCGGACCCATAGAGGCCCCCCCGGCCCCAGAG gaggagctgcccGAGGTGACGCTGCGGGAGCTGAAGCTGCTGGCGGAGGCCGAGGAGCTGCTGCCCTATG TGGAGGAGATACCGGAGGTGCCAGCGCCGCCCCCCG CTCCCGCTCCCCCCGAGGAGGCTCCGCCGCCCCCcgag ctgccccccaagcgccgccgccgcccgccccacatggacccccagccccagatcccccaggagcagttccaggccCAACTGCTGCTGCCCCACGGCCAATGTGGGGCGCTG gtgctggtggagccgCCCCCCAAGCGTCGCCGCCCCCCAAGTGAACTGCTCAGGACCCCCAGCTGCg GTTGGCTGCCCCCCGAGCTCTGGGATCTCTGGGGCCGCTGCGCCCTCCCCGCCCCACGGCGCCCCCCGGCGGCCCCCGAGCCGCCCAGCGAACTGGAG ATCCTGAGGCAAACGCTGGAGCTGAGCCTGCCCGGGGTGACCTCAG agCTGTCCCTGGAGCTCCCAGAAGAGGAACCACGGCCCCTCCCCCCCGAGGAGCATCG ccccccctcccccctcccggaGCTGCCGGAACCGGAAATcccgcctggccccgcccccaaCATGGCCGCCCTGCGAGG aGCTCTGCGCCTCCCATTGGCTGCGCCTGGAGCAGCCCCGGCCCTACGGACCAATCCGGATCCGGCTCCGCCCCCCCCAATAAAGCGTTGA
- the REC8 gene encoding meiotic recombination protein REC8 homolog isoform X1 — MFYYPEVLRRRSGCLGTVWLAATCSSRLLPREYLAVDVTQACAAVASFLIGRSGWEAPPPPAGAPPPRCSLYLAAQLQLGLARVLGRQCHRLLDDAAQTLERLHRVRPMEPHIDLSPPRRRHLLADARSLMLSLELAPDPHFGVMGPALPSPTGIPQLRRLLEEPLPPPAPPEVITLREPGPIEAPPAPEEELPEVTLRELKLLAEAEELLPYVEEIPEVPAPPPAPAPPEEAPPPPELPPKRRRRPPHMDPQPQIPQEQFQAQLLLPHGQCGALVLVEPPPKRRRPPSELLRTPSCGWLPPELWDLWGRCALPAPRRPPAAPEPPSELEILRQTLELSLPGVTSELSLELPEEEPRPLPPEEHRPPSPLPELPEPEIPPGPAPNMAALRGLLLSAAALPGGSDLGALVPPGTPRGAVGRLFSLCLELCASHWLRLEQPRPYGPIRIRLRPPQ, encoded by the exons ATGTTCTACTACCCCGAGGTGCTCAGGAGGCGCTCGGGCTGCCTGGGGACCGTGTG gttggccgcCACCTGCAGCTCCCGCCTGCTGCCCCGCGAGTACCTGGCGGTGGACGTCACGCAGGCCTG CGCAGCCGTGGCGTCCTTCCTGATTGGCCGCTCGGGCtgggaggccccgccccccccggccgggGCTCCGCCCCCTCGCTGCTCCCTCTACCTGGCGGcgcagctgcagctggggctggCGCGGGTGCTGGGCCGGCAGTGCCACCGCCTGCTGG ACGACGCGGCCCAGACCCTGGAGCGGCTGCACCGGGTGagacccatggagccccacatCGACCTGAGCCCCCCGAGGAG GCGCCACCTCCTGGCCGACGCTCGGTCCCTGATGCTCTCCCTGGAGTTGGCCCCGGACCCACATTTCGGGGTTATGGGGCCggccctgcccagccccacggGCATCCCGCag CTGCGGCGGCTGCTGGAGGAGCCGCTTCCCCCCCCGG cgccccccGAAGTCATCACCCTGCGCGAGCCCGGACCCATAGAGGCCCCCCCGGCCCCAGAG gaggagctgcccGAGGTGACGCTGCGGGAGCTGAAGCTGCTGGCGGAGGCCGAGGAGCTGCTGCCCTATG TGGAGGAGATACCGGAGGTGCCAGCGCCGCCCCCCG CTCCCGCTCCCCCCGAGGAGGCTCCGCCGCCCCCcgag ctgccccccaagcgccgccgccgcccgccccacatggacccccagccccagatcccccaggagcagttccaggccCAACTGCTGCTGCCCCACGGCCAATGTGGGGCGCTG gtgctggtggagccgCCCCCCAAGCGTCGCCGCCCCCCAAGTGAACTGCTCAGGACCCCCAGCTGCg GTTGGCTGCCCCCCGAGCTCTGGGATCTCTGGGGCCGCTGCGCCCTCCCCGCCCCACGGCGCCCCCCGGCGGCCCCCGAGCCGCCCAGCGAACTGGAG ATCCTGAGGCAAACGCTGGAGCTGAGCCTGCCCGGGGTGACCTCAG agCTGTCCCTGGAGCTCCCAGAAGAGGAACCACGGCCCCTCCCCCCCGAGGAGCATCG ccccccctcccccctcccggaGCTGCCGGAACCGGAAATcccgcctggccccgcccccaaCATGGCCGCCCTGCGAGG gcTCCTCCTCTCGGCCGCCGCCCTCCCCGGAGGCTCCGATTTGGGGGCCCTGgtgccccccgggacccccagaggCGCCGTGGGGCGGCTTTTCAGCCTCTGCCTGG aGCTCTGCGCCTCCCATTGGCTGCGCCTGGAGCAGCCCCGGCCCTACGGACCAATCCGGATCCGGCTCCGCCCCCCCCAATAA